The following DNA comes from Balneola vulgaris DSM 17893.
ACCTGAGGCATCTGAGATAAAGACGATTTTTTTGCCACCCGGACTGAATCTTGGTTGGCTATCGAACTGCATACCGCTGGTTAGTTGAACTGCATCTCCACCGGTGATAGGTAACAGATAGATATCTCCAAGAAAATCGAATACCATTGAGGCTCCATCAGGACTCACATCTAAGGAAATCCATGACCCTTCATTTAAATCAAACGAGAATTCACGCCCCGCTTCTAGCGGTAAATCTCCATTCTTTTTCTCAGAATCTTTTGATTGACTAAAAACCGATGTAGTACACAAAAGCCCAAAAATTAAGGCGGTACAACTTAATTTTATTTTGGAGCTCCAGCTCCCCGAAGTTGAATTAACAAGCATTTCCAATATTTTTATTAAATAGTAAAGGCAGAATCTACTGAAAAGACACTCCAGCCCCAATTATTTTACAGGAAGTAACAATCCCTAAATCCAACAAACATTGGCACACAGAAATGTTATCTTCATCAAAAATTTTTTCATATTCGCATGACCTTTTCAGATAAACTTACTGCAGCCGTTAAAGCTTCAGGCTCAACTCTTTGTGTGGGCTTAGACCCAAATTTATCTAAACTACCTACTGCCATCACTCAGCAATATGCATCTGCCGATGAGCAGGTTCTCCAGTTTTGTAAAGCCGTTATAGAAAACACAGCGGAACATTGTGCGGCATTTAAACCAAACCTCGCTTTTTTTGAAGCACTTGGCACTCGTGGACTTGAAGTATTTGAAGAAGTGATTTCCTTTATCCCATCGGATAAGATTATTGTTGCAGATGCTAAACGAGGCGATATCAGCACTACGGCCGAGCACTACCAGAAAGCATTTTATGGGCAATTCAATGTAGACGCCATAACGCTGAATCCACTGATGGGTTTTGAAACCTTAGATGCATTTACCCAAGATGACACAAAAGGGATCTATGTACTTACGTTGACCTCTAATCCAGGCGCTTCCGATTTCTTAAAGAAACCCTTTGAAGGCTTTGAGATGATGGGACAGTTTATTGCTTCGGAATTAGCCAAGCGATCTCAAAAAGCTAAAGCTCATTTAGGAATGGTTATTGGGGCTACTCAAGCGGAAATGTCAAAATCGGTAACCGATCTGCATCTGAATGGCAGTCTTTTAATACCCGGCGTAGGGGCTCAAGGAGGTTCAGTAGAAGAGTTAGCAAAAGCGTTAGCTGATCATGCGGGTATCCCCCTCATTAACTCCAGCCGAAGTATCATATACGCAGGTAGCAATGAAGAAAACTGGGTGGAACACGTAGCTCAGAAAGCACTAGAAACAAAAGAATCCTTAAAGATCATCACTCAACGCTATGTCTAATTTACCCGAAGTAATTGTATACACAGATGGTGCGTGCAGTGGAAATCCGGGGCCAGGTGGCTGGGGTGCCATTTTGATCTGGAATGGGAAAGAGAAAGAACTTTCGGGTGGGGAAGCACATACCACGAACAACCGCATGGAGATGCAGGCCGTTATTGAAGCTTTAAAAGCATTGAAGAAACCTTGCCACGTGAAGGTTCACAGCGACAGTGCACTCATCATCAATGCCATGACCAAAGGTTGGATTCAAAATTGGCAAAACAAAGGTTGGCGTAAGGCCGATAAAAAACCTGTTGAAAACAAAGAGCTTTGGGAAGCAATGCTCGAAGCTATGGGCCGCCACAAGGTAGACTGGATTAAAGTAAAAGGGCATTCAGGCCTTGAACTGAATGAACGTGTAGATCAACTTGCTGTAGCTGAATCGAAGAAGTTTTAAATCTATAGCGAAGCGAAAGGCTTCATATTCATATCCGCATATTCGCCTAATTCCGCCTTCATCTTACCTGTAATAGCAATCATAGCGGCATTGTCGGTACAATAGCTCAGTTTTGGGATGTGCAGATTTAAACTCATGGTATCAGCCATCTTCTTTGCCTTAGCACGCAACATTGAATTTGCCGATACTCCTCCTGCTATCGCGATAGTTTCCACACCCGTTTGCTGAACCGCTCTTTTTAATTTCTTGATGAGTACTTCTGTGATGGCTTCAGAAACACTGGCACAAATATCATTCAAATGTTCTTGAACCCATGCATCTTCTTTAGCTTGAGTGTAATACAGCGCACTCGTTTTTAAGCCGGAAAAACTGAAATCGAGCCCTTCCTTCAGTAAGGCTTGAGGGAATTTGTGAAACTTAGCATCCCCTTCTTTTGAAAGCTTATCCATAACGGGTCCCGCTGGGTAAGACAGGCCAAGGATCTTGCCAATTTTGTCGAATGCTTCACCTGCTGCATCATCTCGAGTAGAGCCTAAAATCTCATGCTCAAAGGGAGCTTTTACATGTACTAGTTGCGTATGCCCACCAGAAACGGTTAAACATATAAATGGGAAGGATGGCGACTCATCAATGAAATTGGCATAGATATGAGCATCCATATGATTCACCCCCACCAAAGGAATGTGGTTGGCTAGCGCTAATCCTTTGGCAAAGCATAAACCAACCAGTAGAGAACCCATCAGTCCCGGCCCTTGAGTTACCGCTACCAAATCGATTGCATCCAAAGTGAGCTTACTTTCATCCAGCGCTTGAGCAACCGTTTGAGAAATAGTTGTTTGATGAGCACGCGAAGCTAACTCAGGCACCACACCACCAAATTTGATGTGTATAGATTGAGAAGCGATTACATTAGATAAAACCCCTGTAGGCGCTAATACCGCAGCCGAGGTGTCGTCACAAGAGGATTCAATAGCAAGAATGTTCATGCCTCAAAATTACGAACAAATACACACACTCGCTGTGCCTAGCTCGTAGTTTTTCTAGCTTCTAATATCCGTTTATTTGGATGCTGAATTCAATTCTCTAGCAATCTATTCTATGCTATCGGCAATACGTTCTTGAGCTTTTAAAAACTGAACCGCATAATAAATTACCCCCCCCCCTCTAAAATGCAATCGAGGCAATTTTATATAATCGTGTTAAAGCATAGGTATTAGTTGAAGCCTATAGTAGGGTAATCGCTCATTGTATAGCTTTTATTCGAGCGCTTATTGATTTCCGTAATCTTCATCTCAATTTCATCGCCACTTTCATGATCCACCTGCTTCATTTCTAGAATGGGGTGCCCTACCACTCCAAACATAGGGAAACCTCTGAGGTATTTAGTACTCGCATTGGCATTCATCATATTTTTAAGCGACTCATCATTTTCATCGGCCACCCAAAACTCGGTTGTAACCCCATTTGCATTGTTTCTATAGCCTGTGCATTTAATCCCTTCGATCGTTTTATTTCCAATGATATCGAAGTCTTTAAGAGCACTTTGAGCGGAACCGTTTTCATTCGATTCTTCATCCATTGTACTCATGGTACTTTCCCATTCGTAGGCGAAAGAAAAAGTTCCCTCCTCGCTATCCATGAGCATAACCATGGCTTCGTTTTTATAATCATACACGATGAACGTCTCTTCTCCCTTTGCCTCTGGAGTATAGAATAGGGTGCCAGAGTAATCACTATCTCCTTCAAACATGCGGATAATTTGAGGCTCATCCGACGAACTATTCGAGTTCCGAATTTCCATCACCGTTTCTTTATTGAACCGGTATACATCTTCTGTTTTTACATTCGATGTGGTTTTAAATGGAAGCTTCATGCGGCTTGACTTCCCTGAACTGCCCCCGTCTTCTTCAGATACGCTTCCACTAGGGCCCTCTTCTCCAAATATCGAATTCCAGCTTTTGTCTACGGCCTTGTTGGCAACTGCTTCCAGCTTTTCATCAATTTTTCGTTCAATTTTATCCATCACTTTTTGCTCTGCTTTCTTCTTTAGTTTTTTAAGAAACTGAGCTTCTGTTTGCGCTGGAATTAGTAAGAATAGAATGAATAAAATCCCACCTGTTAAAATCCGTCTCTCCATAAGTACCCCTGTTAGTTAAGTTTAGTGCTTAATTTTAATAGTCTCACTCTTCGAATTCAAGTAAGAATGAGTAAACAGGGTTTATCATTGTGTAATTATAGAAAATAAAAAAGCCCTGCCGTAAAACAGCAGAGCTCATGGGGAGATTTATTCTATCACCCTTCAATACTCACGGGATCGTTACCCGGAGCGATGGTGTTTTTCTCTCTAATTTCACCATTCAGTCCTTTAATACTAATTTCGCCACCGCCTTGGTTTTGCAGCATTTCTTTGGCTGCCTCATAGGCTTCTTCTTGGGTATCGTGAAGGGTGCTTGCGCGACCTGCTTCATGCTTTTCGTTTACCCACTTTCCTTCTTCATTCTTATAAATTGTTCTGTCTTGTGGCTTACTCATAATCTATGTCTCTCTGTTTTAGTTATCGTTGTTACTTCTACCTATTGGAAGGGCGTTTGATGGGCTATTGTTTCATATTCTATGATTCAACGATTTATAGGCACTTTAACCCATAAAAAAAGCCCCGATGCGAATGCACCGAGGCTTTGAATTTCTAACGATTACCGAAAGAATCTTACTTCTTTTCGTCTTCGTCGTCTACAACTTCGTAGTCTGCATCAACGGCTTCTTCTTTTTCTGAAGATGCATCTTCGGAAGATGCTTGTTCGCCACCCGTTGCATCAGCGCCTTCAGCGCCGCCTTCTTGTTGTGTAGCTGCATAAATCTCTTGAGATGCTGCCGACCATGCCGCGTTAACCGCTTCCATAGCTGAATCAATCTCTTCTAAGTTTTCTGATTTATGTGCTTCTTCAAGTTTGCTTACTGCGTCTTCGATAGCGGTTTTGTTGCCATCAGAAATTTTGTCGCCGTATTCTTCTAGCTGCTTCTTAGTAGAGAAAATCAGACCATCTGCTTGGTTCATTTTTTCTACTTTCTCACGAAGTATCTTGTCTTCTTCTTCGTGCTCTTTGGCAGCATTTTTCATCTTTTCGATTTCCTCATCGCTTAATCCTGATGAAGACTCGATACGAATACTTTGCTCTTTGCCTGTTCCTTTGTCTTTCGCAGTAATGTTTAGAACACCGTTAGCATCTAAGTCGAAAGTTACTTCGATTTGAGGCATGCCTCTTGGTGCTGGTGGGATACCGTCTAAGTGGAAACGCCCTAAAGTTCTGTTACTAGCAGCTTGCGCTCTCTCCCCTTGAAGTACATGAATCTCTACACTGCTTTGGTTGTCGGCAGCCGTTGAGAATACTTGCGACTTACTAGTTGGGATTGTGCTGTTAGATTCGATAAGTGGAGTCATTACACCACCTAAAGTTTCAATACCTAGTGTAAGTGGAGTTACATCAAGTAATACTACGTCTTCAACATCACCTGAAAGAACACCACCTTGAATAGCAGCACCAACGGCAACTACTTCATCAGGGTTAACGCCTTTGCTTGGGTCTTTGCCGAAGAACTCTTTTACTGCTTCCTGAATTCTTGGAATACGAGTTGAACCACCTACTAAAATAACTTGGTCGATATCGCTCTTGCTTAGGCCAGCATCTTTCAACGCTTTCTCGCATGGAGTGATTGAACGCTTCACTAAGTCGTCAACTAATTGCTCAAACTTAGCACGGCTTAAATCTACATTTAAGTGCTTAGGGCCGTCCTGCGTAGCAGTTACGAATGGTAAGTTCACATTTGTTTTTTGTGAACTAGAAAGCTCAATTTTAGCTTTCTCAGCAGCATCCTTTAAACGCTGCATCGCCATTGGGTCTTTGCGAAGGTCAATCCCTTCGTCTTTCTTAAACTCTTCGGCTAGGAAATCGATAATGCGAGA
Coding sequences within:
- the pyrF gene encoding orotidine-5'-phosphate decarboxylase, with protein sequence MTFSDKLTAAVKASGSTLCVGLDPNLSKLPTAITQQYASADEQVLQFCKAVIENTAEHCAAFKPNLAFFEALGTRGLEVFEEVISFIPSDKIIVADAKRGDISTTAEHYQKAFYGQFNVDAITLNPLMGFETLDAFTQDDTKGIYVLTLTSNPGASDFLKKPFEGFEMMGQFIASELAKRSQKAKAHLGMVIGATQAEMSKSVTDLHLNGSLLIPGVGAQGGSVEELAKALADHAGIPLINSSRSIIYAGSNEENWVEHVAQKALETKESLKIITQRYV
- the rnhA gene encoding ribonuclease HI, whose amino-acid sequence is MSNLPEVIVYTDGACSGNPGPGGWGAILIWNGKEKELSGGEAHTTNNRMEMQAVIEALKALKKPCHVKVHSDSALIINAMTKGWIQNWQNKGWRKADKKPVENKELWEAMLEAMGRHKVDWIKVKGHSGLELNERVDQLAVAESKKF
- the tsaD gene encoding tRNA (adenosine(37)-N6)-threonylcarbamoyltransferase complex transferase subunit TsaD → MNILAIESSCDDTSAAVLAPTGVLSNVIASQSIHIKFGGVVPELASRAHQTTISQTVAQALDESKLTLDAIDLVAVTQGPGLMGSLLVGLCFAKGLALANHIPLVGVNHMDAHIYANFIDESPSFPFICLTVSGGHTQLVHVKAPFEHEILGSTRDDAAGEAFDKIGKILGLSYPAGPVMDKLSKEGDAKFHKFPQALLKEGLDFSFSGLKTSALYYTQAKEDAWVQEHLNDICASVSEAITEVLIKKLKRAVQQTGVETIAIAGGVSANSMLRAKAKKMADTMSLNLHIPKLSYCTDNAAMIAITGKMKAELGEYADMNMKPFASL
- a CDS encoding DUF4412 domain-containing protein, with protein sequence MERRILTGGILFILFLLIPAQTEAQFLKKLKKKAEQKVMDKIERKIDEKLEAVANKAVDKSWNSIFGEEGPSGSVSEEDGGSSGKSSRMKLPFKTTSNVKTEDVYRFNKETVMEIRNSNSSSDEPQIIRMFEGDSDYSGTLFYTPEAKGEETFIVYDYKNEAMVMLMDSEEGTFSFAYEWESTMSTMDEESNENGSAQSALKDFDIIGNKTIEGIKCTGYRNNANGVTTEFWVADENDESLKNMMNANASTKYLRGFPMFGVVGHPILEMKQVDHESGDEIEMKITEINKRSNKSYTMSDYPTIGFN
- a CDS encoding DUF2188 domain-containing protein, with the translated sequence MSKPQDRTIYKNEEGKWVNEKHEAGRASTLHDTQEEAYEAAKEMLQNQGGGEISIKGLNGEIREKNTIAPGNDPVSIEG
- the dnaK gene encoding molecular chaperone DnaK encodes the protein MGKIIGIDLGTTNSCVAVMEGNEPVVIQNAEGGRTTPSVVAFSKDGERLVGAPAKRQAITNPDKTVASVKRFMGRMFNEVNEEAGQVAYKVVKGDDNTARVEIDDRKYAPQEISAMVLQKMKQTAEEYIGEKVTEAVITVPAYFNDAQRKATQEAGKIAGLEVKRIINEPTAAALAYGLDKKETDQTIVVYDLGGGTFDVSILDLGDGVFEVKSTNGDTHLGGDDFDSRIIDFLAEEFKKDEGIDLRKDPMAMQRLKDAAEKAKIELSSSQKTNVNLPFVTATQDGPKHLNVDLSRAKFEQLVDDLVKRSITPCEKALKDAGLSKSDIDQVILVGGSTRIPRIQEAVKEFFGKDPSKGVNPDEVVAVGAAIQGGVLSGDVEDVVLLDVTPLTLGIETLGGVMTPLIESNSTIPTSKSQVFSTAADNQSSVEIHVLQGERAQAASNRTLGRFHLDGIPPAPRGMPQIEVTFDLDANGVLNITAKDKGTGKEQSIRIESSSGLSDEEIEKMKNAAKEHEEEDKILREKVEKMNQADGLIFSTKKQLEEYGDKISDGNKTAIEDAVSKLEEAHKSENLEEIDSAMEAVNAAWSAASQEIYAATQQEGGAEGADATGGEQASSEDASSEKEEAVDADYEVVDDEDEKK